A segment of the Superficieibacter sp. HKU1 genome:
GGGTCAGGCCCAGATTTTCGGCCACGGCCTGTGCCAGTTTGAGATCGATACGGACCAGCTGATCCACCACGCGCTCGCGGATATAAGGACGGCTCACTTTGCCAAGTTCAAAGCTAAAGGCGTCAATAATATGCTGCTGCTCAACCGGCGTCTGGCTGTTCCAGAACAGACGGGGGTGGGAGTAGTACTCGCCGAACGACGGGCTACGCTCGCGGACTTTATTACCGTCAACACGCTCCTGATAGCTCTCAAAACCGCCACGCTTCGCCGCCGGAGGCGTTTCACGCGGCCAGTTATCGTTGATGGAGTTGGGCTCGTAGTTCGCCGGATTGGTATCAATATCCATGCGGTGCATGCCGTCACGCTGGAAATTGTGGTACGGGCAGGTCGGACGATTGATCGGGATCTCGTGGAAGTTTGGCCCACCCAGACGACTGATTTGCGTATCGGTATAGGAGAACAGACGGCCCTGCAACAGAGGATCGTTTGTGAAATCGAGTCCGGGGACAATATGCCCTGGGTGGAACGCTGCCTGCTCGTTTTCAGCAAAGAAGTTATCCGGGTTACGGTTAAGGACCATTTTACCGACCAGTTGTACCGGCACTAACTCTTCCGGGATCAGCTTGGTCGGGTCGAGCAGGTCGAAATCAAATTTAAACTCATCTTCTTCCGGGATCAGCTGGAATCCCAGTTCAAATTCCGGATAATCGCCCGCTTCAATCGATTCCCACAGTTCGCGACGGTGGAAGTCAGGATCGCGACCAATCAGCTTTTGCGACTCGTCCCACACCATTGAGGCTTTACCGGCCACCGGTTTCCAGTGGAAACGGACAAACGTCGCTTTCCCCTCAGCGTTGATCAGACGGAAGGTATGAATGCCGAAGCCTTCCATCGTGCGCAAACTGCGTGGCAGGCCGCGGTCGGACATTGCCCAGATAACGTTATGCAGGGTTTCAGGTTGCAGAGAAATATAGTCCCAGAAGGTATCGTGCGCGGTCGCACCCTGAGGGATCGCCCAGTGTGGTTCAGGTTTAACCGCATGAACAAAGTCCGGGAATTTATGCGCATCCTGAATAAAAAACACCGGCGTGTTATTCCCTACCAGGTCAAAAATACCCTCTTCGGTATAGAACTTGGTGGCAAAACCGCGAATGTCACGCACGGTATCTGCCGATCCTGCTCCCCCCTGAACGGTCGAAAAGCGCACGAACACCGGCGTTTTCTTTTGCGGATCGCTAAGGAAGTCTGCTTTAGTGATATCGCTTAAATCTTTATAGGGCTGGAAGTAGCCGTGTGCTGCGGAACCGCGTGCATGGACGATGCGCTCGGGGATCCGCTCATGGTCAAAATGGGTGATCTTTTCGCGCAGGATAAAATCTTCCAGCAGCGTTGGGCCGCGGTTTCCGGCACGCAGCGAGTTCTGGTCGTCGGCAATTTTGACGCCCTGGTTAGTGGTTAGCGCCTGGTTTTCGCTGCCTTTACGGAAGCTCTCCAGCGCCGTCAACTTCTCGCTTTCGATATCAGGCGCTTTCAGGCTGCCGGAAGCGGTGGGTTGTTCACCGGGAGCGGTAGGTTTGGGATCCGGCTGATGGGAGCCATCTTTCGGCGCCAGAGAATCCAGACCCGGCTGCGCTTGTTTTTCATCATGGACGGGAGAAGGGTGATTTTTGCTATTTTTATCATCTTTCGACATTGCGTAGGCCTCTTGTTTTCATCTCTGAAAGAGTGGGTGCTTAAAGAAAAACCTCTCTAACTATAGAACAATCTCACCGATGGGCAGGGTGAGAGGCTATAAAGAAGGGAAGACCGCACTCGCCTGACGCGACGTCGGGGGGCCATTTCGGCTATCATAGTTTTTTTGCTGTGATCTTTAGTGAATTAACTGCTTATGAAAACGCTTCGACAACAAAATCGTCCTGTCATCAGCTACGTGCCTCGCATCGAGCCCGCGCCGCCTGAACATGCGGTGAAGATGGAGGGTTTTCAGGACGTCTGGCTTCTGCGCAACAAGTACGTCGCTTTTGTGCTTGTAGGCGAAAAATTTGAGCGTTCGCCGTCCTTCGGCGTACCGGAAGCGGCCCAGCGCTGGGCGACGCAGATGCGTCAGGAAGGGGAAATTATCGGGTAAGGCCAACCGGGCGGTAAGCGTAGCCGGGCAGGGCGCCCGGCTCAGGGTTTAGCGATGTGCCAGTTCTACTTCATCTTCGCTGTTCAGGACGGTTTTATCCGTCTGTTTCAGCCACTGGCTTGTCAGTGTCCCGGCGGTCATGGAACCGCTGACGTTCAGTGCCGTACGCCCCATATCAATGAGCGGCTCAACCGAAATCAACAGGGCAACCAGAGTAACCGGCAGCCCCATCGCAGGCAGAACAATCAGTGCGGCAAAGGTAGCTCCGCCGCCCACGCCTGCAACACCTGCAGAGCTTACCGTGACAATCCCGACAAGCGTTGCAATCCACATCGGATCCAGTGGATTGATCCCCACAGTAGGTGCGACCATCACCGCCAGCATTGCCGGATACAAACCAGCACAGCCGTTCTGGCCGATAGTGGCACCAAACGACGCCGAGAAGCTGGCGATGGATTCCGGCACGCCCAGACGACGCGTTTGCGCTTCAACGTTCAGCGGAATGCTGGCGGCGCTGGACCGGCTGGTAAAAGCGAAGGTCAGCACCGGCCATACTTTGCGGAAGTAGCGCAGCGGGCTGACGCCATTGACGCCAAGCAGAATGGCATGTACGGCGAACATGATTGCCAGGCCCAGATAAGAGGCAATAACGAAACTGCCCAGCTTGATAATGTCCTGAAGGTTTGAACCCGCCACCACTTTGGTCATCAGCGCCAGCACGCCGTATGGCGTGACCTGCATCACCAGGCGTACCAGTTTCATTACCCAGCTTTGCAGGGTATCAATGGCCGTCAGAACGCGCTGGCCTTTCTCCACGTCGTCTTTTAGTAACTTCAGCGCGGCCACGCCGAGGAAGGCGGCGAAGATGACCACGCTGATAATTGACGTTGGGTTAGCCCCGGTCAGATCGGCAAACGGATTTTTCGGCACAAAAGAGAGAATAAGCTGCGGTACGGTGAGGTCAGCAACTTTACCTGCATAGTTACTTTCGATGGCGTTAAGACGCGCCGTCTCGGCCGCACCCTGCACCAGCCCTTCGGCGGAAAGGCCAAACAGATTGGTGACCAGGACGCCGACTAACGCCGCAATCAGGGTGGTAAATAATAATGTACCAATCGTCAGTACGCTGATTTTGCCGAGCTGTGCGGCATTGTGCAGACGGGCCACCGCGCTCAGTATTGAGGCAAAGACCAGCGGCATAACAATCATTTGCAGCAGCTGAACGTAACCGTTGCCGACGACGTTAAACCACTGGATCGAACTTTTAAGTACCGGGCTGTCATCGCCATAAATAAACTGCAATGCCAGACCAAAAATGACGCCCAGCACCAGACCAGCCAGCACTTTTTTTGCCAGACTCCACTGTTTGTGGCGGGTTTGCCCCAGCACAAACAGCAACGCGACGAACACGATAATGTTCGCGATCAATGGAAAGTTCATCCCCGTTCTCCTGTTTATTATGGTCGGCTTAGGAACGCCGACTCAGATGGCGCAAGAGTAGCAGAAGTGTGATGGGGGTCTTATATCCAAATGGAATGGCTTATATCAAAATGTCTGATGCAGACGATAATTAATACTAGTAGTGGTGGATTAAACGATAAAAACTGGTTTGCAGCGCGGTAATCATCCCCGAAGACCAGCGTACCGCACTGTTATCAGGAAGATTTTGCGGCATCCAGACGGCCCACACAAAGAGCGCCATGCACAGTACGCGTTCAAGCTGATTACCTTTACGCGGTGCAAGGATCGGCAGGCGGAAGCGCCAGCGGCAGGGCCACAGTAATGGAACTCCCGCCGGGGTAAGCATATCGGCAAGAATATGGCTTAAATAGCCCAGCACCAGCCCCTGCACAGCGTCTGCCGGGATCACCCAACTCTCCGGTATTTTTAGATAGCAGAGCGTCAGACCGCAAAACACGACCAGCAGGCTGTGGGTAAAACCCCGATGTCCAAAGGCTCTGGCGATGGGTTTAGAGATCCATCGCAGGCGCTGACCGAGAAAGGACTGGGGATGATCGATATCCGGCAGCAGACAGGTCAGGATCGCTGAAGGGATGATATGCCACCAGTCCCCTTGCGCGAGCACAGGCGTAAGCTCGGCATTTTTGGCAAAAACCGCGCAGGCAATTGAAAAAAGAAGATGGCCTTCCGCCGTCATGATAATCATTGGACTCGCTAAACTGTCGATTCATCCAGTATAGGGTTTTTATACAGTATGCGAAAGAGGTGACGTTGTAACTCAATGTCACAATTTGCATATTCGAGGGGGAAATTGAAAGGGCGCTCAATCTGAGCGCCCAACGGGCTCAGCCGCGCAAATGCTGGACGGTCAGATTGTGCAGAGAGGATAATTTAACGTTTGCCATAACATAACGCGGATCGTGCTGAACTTCCAGCGCCGGGACAACAATCGAGCGCATCCGCGCGGCTTTGGTGGCGATCATGCCGTTGACGGAGTCTTCAAGCGTAACGCACGTTAATGGATCAACCCCGAGTTTTGCCGCACAGTCGAGGTACACCTGCGGGTGCGGTTTGCTGTAAGGCAATTTTTCCGCCGAGGCCAGCGCGTCAAAATCATCTCGCAGGCCAAACATGGTGAGCACATTTTCCAGCATAGCGAGCGGAGAGGCAGACGCCAGCCCGATTTTCAGCCCTTCGGCTTTACACAGCGCCACGGCTTCACGCACGCCGGGCAATAGCGGACGCGCATCCTCCACCAGATTCATTGTACGGCTGATAATACGTGCGGTGACCTCATCGCGACCGGGGCCGTTCCACGGCTGCTGTGCGTACCACAAATCCACCACCATATCGATACGCAGTCCGAGCAGGTCGGGCAGCTCATCACGTCGGGAAACATCCACCCCAAGGCTTTCCATCACCTCCAGTTCAGCCCGATCCCACAGGGGTTCAGAATCAATTAATAACCCATCCATATCAAAAATTGCGGCGAGAATTTGTCGCTGAACCGTCATTGCATCCCTCCTCAGGAGTTCACTCTTAAAATGTTTACCACATGAAAGCTATGCGTTGTTATAGCATATTGCTTTTAAAAATCGGGCGAAAAGTGGCAGTAGCGGGTAGAATTAGCAGCGATAACAAAGCGTCTCTAAAAGGGGAATCCATGACGTATCAACAGGCTGGACGCATCGCAATTATTAAACGGATTGCGGGTTGGGTAATATTTATTCCAGCAGTCGTTTCTACCCTAATTTCGGTTCTGAAATTCATGTACGCGCACAGTGAAAAACAAGCAGGGATCAATGCGGTCATGCTGGATTTTGCGCACGTGATGATTGAAATGATGCGTTTCAATACGCCGTTTCTCAATTTTTTCTGGTACAACTCACCGCAGCCGGAGTTTAGTCACGGCCTCAACCTGATGTTCTGGATTATCTTCGCCTTGATCTTTGTCGGGCTGGCGCTGCAATCTTCCGGGGCGCGAATGAGCCGCCAGGCGCGTTTTCTGCGTGAGGGGGTGGAAGATCAGATGATCCTCGAAAAAGCCAAAGGGCCGGATGGGATGACGCGCGAGCAGATTGAGTCACGTATCGTGGTACCCCGGCATACGATTTTCCTGCAAATTGTGCCGCTGTACATCATGCCGGTGATTGTCTTAATTATTGGCTACTTTTTC
Coding sequences within it:
- the cedA gene encoding cell division activator CedA, with product MKTLRQQNRPVISYVPRIEPAPPEHAVKMEGFQDVWLLRNKYVAFVLVGEKFERSPSFGVPEAAQRWATQMRQEGEIIG
- a CDS encoding YniB family protein, yielding MTYQQAGRIAIIKRIAGWVIFIPAVVSTLISVLKFMYAHSEKQAGINAVMLDFAHVMIEMMRFNTPFLNFFWYNSPQPEFSHGLNLMFWIIFALIFVGLALQSSGARMSRQARFLREGVEDQMILEKAKGPDGMTREQIESRIVVPRHTIFLQIVPLYIMPVIVLIIGYFFFSLLGFI
- the hxpB gene encoding hexitol phosphatase HxpB yields the protein MTVQRQILAAIFDMDGLLIDSEPLWDRAELEVMESLGVDVSRRDELPDLLGLRIDMVVDLWYAQQPWNGPGRDEVTARIISRTMNLVEDARPLLPGVREAVALCKAEGLKIGLASASPLAMLENVLTMFGLRDDFDALASAEKLPYSKPHPQVYLDCAAKLGVDPLTCVTLEDSVNGMIATKAARMRSIVVPALEVQHDPRYVMANVKLSSLHNLTVQHLRG
- a CDS encoding metal-dependent hydrolase, which codes for MTAEGHLLFSIACAVFAKNAELTPVLAQGDWWHIIPSAILTCLLPDIDHPQSFLGQRLRWISKPIARAFGHRGFTHSLLVVFCGLTLCYLKIPESWVIPADAVQGLVLGYLSHILADMLTPAGVPLLWPCRWRFRLPILAPRKGNQLERVLCMALFVWAVWMPQNLPDNSAVRWSSGMITALQTSFYRLIHHY
- a CDS encoding L-cystine transporter, with translation MNFPLIANIIVFVALLFVLGQTRHKQWSLAKKVLAGLVLGVIFGLALQFIYGDDSPVLKSSIQWFNVVGNGYVQLLQMIVMPLVFASILSAVARLHNAAQLGKISVLTIGTLLFTTLIAALVGVLVTNLFGLSAEGLVQGAAETARLNAIESNYAGKVADLTVPQLILSFVPKNPFADLTGANPTSIISVVIFAAFLGVAALKLLKDDVEKGQRVLTAIDTLQSWVMKLVRLVMQVTPYGVLALMTKVVAGSNLQDIIKLGSFVIASYLGLAIMFAVHAILLGVNGVSPLRYFRKVWPVLTFAFTSRSSAASIPLNVEAQTRRLGVPESIASFSASFGATIGQNGCAGLYPAMLAVMVAPTVGINPLDPMWIATLVGIVTVSSAGVAGVGGGATFAALIVLPAMGLPVTLVALLISVEPLIDMGRTALNVSGSMTAGTLTSQWLKQTDKTVLNSEDEVELAHR
- the katE gene encoding catalase HPII is translated as MSKDDKNSKNHPSPVHDEKQAQPGLDSLAPKDGSHQPDPKPTAPGEQPTASGSLKAPDIESEKLTALESFRKGSENQALTTNQGVKIADDQNSLRAGNRGPTLLEDFILREKITHFDHERIPERIVHARGSAAHGYFQPYKDLSDITKADFLSDPQKKTPVFVRFSTVQGGAGSADTVRDIRGFATKFYTEEGIFDLVGNNTPVFFIQDAHKFPDFVHAVKPEPHWAIPQGATAHDTFWDYISLQPETLHNVIWAMSDRGLPRSLRTMEGFGIHTFRLINAEGKATFVRFHWKPVAGKASMVWDESQKLIGRDPDFHRRELWESIEAGDYPEFELGFQLIPEEDEFKFDFDLLDPTKLIPEELVPVQLVGKMVLNRNPDNFFAENEQAAFHPGHIVPGLDFTNDPLLQGRLFSYTDTQISRLGGPNFHEIPINRPTCPYHNFQRDGMHRMDIDTNPANYEPNSINDNWPRETPPAAKRGGFESYQERVDGNKVRERSPSFGEYYSHPRLFWNSQTPVEQQHIIDAFSFELGKVSRPYIRERVVDQLVRIDLKLAQAVAENLGLTLTDEQLAVTPPADVNGLKKDPSLSLYAIPGGSVKGRVVGVLLNDKVKSADLLALLKGLKAEGVHAKLLYSRMGEIKADDGSALNVMATFAGAPSLTVDAVIVPGGDLTSLKASGEANYYLLEAYKHLKPIVLAGDAREFKATLNVDDQGEEGIIEADTISAATVKELITLLAAHRVWSRSSKIASIPA